CAAGCTGGCCAGGGAAATGGCCGTCAGCGAAGGCACGGCTTACCGTGCGGTGAAGGAAGCGGAGAACCTGGGTATCGTCATTACCAAGGAGCGGATCGGCACGGTCCGGGTTGAGAAGAAGCCGCGCAATATCTCCGACCAGCTAACCTTCGGGGATGTGGTTGATATCGTTGAGGGGCATGTGCTGGGAGGAGCGGAGGGGCTGAACAAGCATCTTCATAAATATGTAATCGGCGCGATGAAGGTCGATGCCATGATCCGGTATATTGACGCAGACAGTCTGCTGATTGTCGGGAACCGCGATGATGTGCACTCGCTTGCCCTGGAGCAGGGGGCAGGGGTGCTGGTAACGGGGGGCTTCGGCACCAGCCGTGAGGTGAAGGCGCTGGCGGACGAGCTGGATCTGCCGGTGATCTCCTCCAGGCATGATACCTTCACGGTGGCTTCGATGATTAACCGGGCGATCTTCGACCGGCTGATCAAGAAGAAGATTATGCTGGTGGAGGATATTGTCGAACGCAAGGAACGTCATTATTCGCTCAAAATCTCCAGCACCGCAGGCGAGCTGCGGGAATTGTCGCAGGCCAGCGGTGAGCAGCGGTTCCCGGTGACCGATGAATGGAACCGGGTGATCGGGATCATCGGGCGGCGCGATGTGGAGGATCTGGCTGACACGCAGAGCATCGAGAAGGCCATGGTCCGCAGCCCGGTGACCGCTGCGCTGCAGACCTCGCTGGCTTCGGCGGCCCAGATCATGATGTGGGAAGGGATCGACTTCCTGCCGATCGTGGACCGCAACCGCAAGCTGGTAGGCTCGGTCACCCGCAGGGAGGTGCTGCAGAGCCTGCGCGATGCCAGCAATCAGCCGCAGCTTGGCGAGACGTTCGACCATCTGATCTGGAACGGCTTCGCGGATGAGCGGGACGAAGAGGGCAGACTGTTCTTCCACGGCTTCATTACGCCGCAGATGGCTACGGATCTGGGGACGATCTCGGAGGGAATTCTGTCCACGCTGATGACCCTGTCCGCCTTCAGGGCGGCCAAGGACATTACCGGAAACGATTATGTGCTGGACAGCATGTCCACCTATTTCATCCGCCCGGTGCAGATTGAGCACTCCATTATCGTCATGCCGAAGCTGCTGGAGATCAGCCGCCGCACCTGCAAGCTGGAGATCGAGATCAGCCGCCTGGACACCATTGTCGCCAAAGGTGTGCTGATGCTGCAATCGATTGACCACGGCTAATCATACACGCAACAAGCAAATAGACCAGCTTTTCCTCAACGAGATGGAGGGGCTGGTCTATTTGCTGTCAGCTTCCGCTGCGGGCCCGGCTGTAATAGCTGTAGCTGCGCAGCCCAGAGAAGATATTGAAGAGGCCCAGCAGCAGGAAGACGGCTTCAATGACAACATTCAGCGTTGAGCCGCGGAAGATGAACATGGACATCAGGGAGAGGGTGACCAGCATTCCCCCGAGCAGCATATTCATGACCGAACGTCTTGTCCCCTTCACCAGCGGGTCAGCCGCTCTGCGGGAAGAGTAGCTGTAGACGGCAGCACTTACCATGAAGACAACCAGCAGAACAAAGAGCAGATACTTGATGAGCATAATCATGGACAGCAGCTCCTTTGTGAGAGAACAGTTCACACCCCGGCACCGGCCGGGATGCGGTTTCCTGTGCACAAGTTGAGAATGTATGTGTTGGTGTCCATTATTGTATCATGATTTCTGCTCTAGCTGCGCTTGTACGGGCTGATTTCGACCCAAATTTGCAGTACGCCCTCCATCACGAGCATCGTGCGGATGCTGACGGTATATTCCTTCTCCCGGACGATATAGATCTTGCTGTCCAGGAGCAGGCGCGCCAGCTTGCCGTCCGAGTCGATCTCGAACATGCTGCGCCCGCGCATCGGCTCCAGATCCGCTGCCAGCTTCCTGAGCACCTCCTTGGCCGTCACCGGGTCGAGAGCTGCTGTGCCCTCCCTGGCCTTGCTGCCCTCGGTGCGCACCTTGATCTCACGGATCACGGTGGAGGTGTTAGTGTATTTCTTAAGTGTCTGAATGTCACTCTTGTACTGCTCGATTTCGATGCGCAGATCCTGATTGTTAAGCCAGAGCACATTGTAAGCCATATGATAAATCGCGTTATAGACCACGCCCCCCGCGATCATCCCCAGCACAAAAACAGCGGCAATCTGCGAGAAACGGCGGTAGCGGTGGAACGGCGGCAGTCGCATATATCTTTTCGCCCCTTGCCTTATAAGAGTTAATCTGCACCCGAAGGGAGTCGTCTGTCCGCTGACAGCTTGCCCGGGAGCTCTACTTGCCGCACACCCACTTGACCAGCTCGCTGCCCATATGGGCGCCCAGAAAGGCGAAGACCAGATAAAGAATCTGCTTGATGGCCGGGGAGAGATTTCCGCCCAGCATGTTGCTCTCTATAACGCGCATCGGGTCGATCGTGCCGCCGACGGCGGCCGCCAGCGCCCAGATTTTGATCCGGTCGGCAATCTCCAGCATCGTATTGGTCGGCGGCTGCAGCGAGACGGCGGCGCCGATTCCGCCCAGCATGGCTCCGCCCAGCACGATGCCGAAGGCAATGAAGAAATCGAGAACCGCTTTGCTCAGGAAAATATTCATGGGAAGCTCCTTCCTTGGATCAGCGCGGCAAGATCGCTGCGGCCTGTCCCTGTGCTCTTACTCCATTCTATGGGCGGCTCCCCCTCTAATATGATAAAATAGTTTCATCTTATGTTTTGATTTTGGAGCTGAAGGGAAGTGTGGGGTATGAGCCCTTTCGTGCATTTGCATGTGCACAGCGAATACAGTTTACTGGACGGGGCGGCGCGCATTACGGATCTTGTGCGCCGGGCCGGCGAATACGGCATGACATCGCTGGCGCTGACCGATCATGGTGTGATGTACGGGGCCATTCCTTTCTATAAAGCGTGCCGGGAGCAGGGCATCAAGCCGATTATCGGCTGTGAGGCTTATCTGACCGCCGGGTCCCGCCGCGAGCGGGGCAGCCGCAAGGATCAGCCGATCTATCATCTGATTCTGCTGGCGAAGAACATGACCGGCTACCGGAACCTGATGAAGCTGATTACCATCGGCCATCTGGAGGGCCAGCATTACAAGCCGCGCATCGATATGGAAGCGCTGGCGGCCCATGCCGAGGGCATCATCTGCCTGAGCGCCTGCCTGGGCGGAGAGGTCCCGCAGCATCTCCTGCACGGACGGGACGATGAGGCGCGCAAGGCGGCGCTGCGGTATAAGGAGATTTTTGGCGGGGACTTCTATCTGGAGCTGCAGGATCACGGGATGCCGGAGCAGAAGCGGGTGAATCCGCAGCTGATTGCGCTGGCCGGTGAATGCGGGATTCCGCTGGTGGCGACCAATGACGTCCACTATATGGACAAGGAGGATGCCGAGGTCCAGGATGTGCTGATCTGTATCGGCACCGGCAAATCGGTGGACGATGAGGACCGGCTGAAGATCGGCACGGACCAGCTGTTCTTCAAGAGCGGCGAGCAGATGGCCGCCTTGTTCCCGCATGTGCCCGAGGCCATAGAGAACACGCAGCGGATCGCCGAGGCCTGCAATCTGGAGCTGACCTTCGGCCAGCATATTCTGCCGGAATATTCTCCGCTGCCGGAGGGACTGGATGCCGCCGGCTATCTGCGCGAGCTGTGCCGCAGCGGGCTTGAGCAGCGCTATGCGGATACGCCGCTCTGGGCATCGCCGGAGCAGCGGGCGGAAGCCGAGCACCGGCTGGCCTATGAGCTGGGCGTGATTGAGAGCATGGGGTTCAGCGATTATTTCCTGATTGTCTGGGACTTCATTGCGTTCTGTCACCGCAGCGGAATCGTGACCGGGCCGGGCCGCGGCTCTTCGGCAGGCAGCCTTACCGCCTATACCCTGAAGATTACCGATGTGGACCCGCTGAAATATAATCTGCTGTTCGAGCGCTTCCTCAATCCTGAACGGATTACGATGCCCGATATTGATATTGACTTCAGCGATGAACGCCGCGATGAGGTTATCGCCTATGTGGTCGAGAAGTACGGCCGGGAGCATGTGGCTCAGATCATTACCTTCGGGACAATGGCAGCCAGGGCCGCTGTGCGCGATGTGGGCCGGGTGCTGAATCTGCCGTATAACGAGGTGGATAAGGCGGCGAAGCTGATTCCGGGCCAGCTCGGCATCAGCATTGCCCGGGCGCTGGAGAGCACGCCGGAGCTGAAGGCGCTCTATGAGACGAGCCCCAAGACCCGGGGACTGCTGGACATGGCCATGAAGGTGGAGGGGATGCCGCGCCATGCCTCGACCCATGCAGCCGGCGTAATTATCTCCAAGGGGCCGCTGACCGATGCGGTTCCGCTTCAGGCGGGCAACGAGAGCACGGCGCTCACCCAGTATTCCATGGAGCATCTGGAGAGTGTAGGCCTGCTGAAGATGGACTTCCTGGGGCTGCGGACCCTGTCGATTATTGAACGCTGCCTGGGCTGGGTGAAGGAGATGACCGGCAGCGTGCCTGATTTCCGCTTCATCCCGGATCATGACCCGCTCACCTACGGGATGCTGGGTGCAGGGGAAACGACCGGCGTGTTCCAGCTGGAATCGGCAGGGGTACGGCGGGTGCTGAAGGAGCTGAAGCCGAGCGGCTTCGAGGATATTGTCTCCGTGGTGGCGCTGTACCGTCCCGGCCCGATGGAATTCATTCCGAAGTTCATCGGCGGCAAGCACGGGGAGTTCGAGGTGGTCTATCCCCATGCTGATCTGAAGCCGATTCTGGCCGATACGTACGGCATCATCGTCTATCAGGAGCAGATCATGCAGATCGCCTCCCTGATGGCCGGGTTCTCGCTCGGCGAGGCCGACCTGCTGCGCCGTGCGGTGTCCAAGAAGAAGCGGGAGACGCTGGACAAGGAGCGCAGCCACTTCGTGGAGGGCAGCCTGAAGCAGGGCTACACGGAAGCAGATGCCAATGCCGTCTACGACATGATTGTCCGCTTCGCGAACTACGGCTTCCCGCGCGCCCATGCTGCGGCCTACGGGGTTCTCGCCTTCCAGACAGCCTATCTTAAGGCGCATTATCCGGTGCAGTTCATGGCTGCGATGCTGACCGCCGTCATGGGGTCCCACCGCAAGGTGGCGGAATATGTCCTCGACTGCCGCCGGTCGGGCATCGGCGTGCTGCCGCCGGATGTGAACGAGAGCGGCGTGCTGTTCACGCCGGTCGTCCGCGAGGACGGCGGCCATATCCGCTTTGGGCTGGGGGCCGTGAAGAATGTCGGCACGCAGGCGGTGGAGAATATTATGGCGGTGCGCAAGGAGCGGCCGTTCGACAGCCTGCTGGATTTCTGCCGCCGTGTGGACCTGCGCGTCTGCAACAAGCGCGTGATTGAATCGCTGCTGCAGACCGGTGCCTTCGATGCGCTGCCCGGGCACCGGGCCCAGCTCCTGGCGATGCTGGACGAGACGGTGGAGGCGGCGGCCAAATGGCGCAAGGAGCGCGATGAGCTGCAGATTCAGCTGTTCGACGACCTGATTGAGACGCCGAACTGGGAGATCCGCTACCCGGATGTCCCGAGATTCAGTGTGACCCAGCAGCTGGAGCTGGAGCGTGAGCTGCTCGGCCTGTATCTCTCCGGCCATCCGCTGGATGACCGCGCGGCGCTGCTGGAGGAGCCTGGGATGCAGAAGCTGATGGATCTGGGCGAAGCCGCGGATGAGAGCATGGCCGTTACGGCGGGCATGGTGGTCTCGCTGAAGGAGATCACGACCAAAGCGGGCAAGGCCATGGCCTTCGTCGTCTGGGAAGACCAGATCGAGCGCTGCGAGGTCGTACTCTTCCCCGAGGTGTGGAAACGCAGCCGCGCCCTGATCGAGAAGGGCGCGCTGCTCGCCCTCCGCGCCAAGGTGCAGCAGGAGGACGAGGGCTTCAAGCTGCTGGCCGAGGAGGTCGCTCCGCTCACCCCGGACAGCGTGCGCGGCCTGCTGCAGCGCCGCAGCCCCGGGCACTCCCGGCCCGCCGGCACGGGCCGGGGCAGCGGTGCAGCCGGCACAGCCGCTGCACCAGGCACGCGCACACCGGCGGGCCAGCCGCCCGGTGCGCGCGCTTCCGGCGCGGCCGCTGTGCAGGCCGCGCCCAAGGCCCCGGCCGCGTCAGACGCGCGGCCGGACAGCCCTGCCGAGCACGCAGGCGGCTCGGCGGATCAGGGCCGGCGTGTGTTCATCAAGATCACGCCGGGCGCAGAGCTGAAGGGGCTGCTGCCGCACCTTCAGGCGCTGCTGAAGACCCATCCCGGACCGGCAGCCACGCTGCTGTTCTACGAGCGCAACCAGAAGGTGCTGGCGCTCAGCGACAGCTACCGGATCGAGCCTTCGGAGCAGCTGATCGCAGAGATTGAAGCTATGCTGGGCGCAGGCACCGTGAGAATCAGGTAGTGATAGATTGCACTTGTCCCGGATAGGCACATTTTCTAATCTTTCTGCATACATTAGGTGAACCGATAGAGTGGGCTTGGGGATCTGCCAAGCAGCATTCATAGTTTCAGCTTATACAGCGGGACTTAAGGTCCCGTGCGGAAAGGGGAAATACGCCATGTCCTATCAGATGGCAGAGGATCTGCTGGAGCGCCGGGGGGTTACGCTTGCGTCGATTGCGGAGATCGTCTATATACTGCAATCGGTCTATTATCCGGATCTGACAAAGGAAGAATGCCTGATAAGCGTCAAGTCCGTCCTGAGCAAAAGAGAGGTGCAGTACACGCTGATGACGGGGATTGCCCTCGATGAGCTGGCGGAGCGCAAGCTGCTGCCCCAGCCCCTGCAGGCCGTTATGGAAGCGGATGAATCGCTCTACGGGGCGGACGAGACGCTGGCCCTCGGCATCACCAGCGTGTACGGGATGATCGGGCTGACCGGATTTGGCTACCTGGACAAAATAAAGCTTGGCATTATCGGCAAATTGAATGATGATAAAGGAAGCATTCATGTGTTCCTGGATGATCTGGTCGCCGGAATATCAGCCGCGGCTTCCGCCAGAATCGCCCACCGGCATGAGGGGGCCAAGGTCTATCCCCATGTCACCGGAACGGAATAATTCCTGTCCGGATTACGGCCGCATGCGGCCTCCCGATCCCGCTTCCTTCATGCCGGGCTTCTTGCGGGAAAAAAGAAAACTGTGTTATCATGATTCCATTATATTCAGGATACGGCTGGATTTGAGATTAGGGAGGCCTTGCAGGGCATGTGGACGGTAATCTATATAGCGCCGACCGCCAAAGTGGCGGAGATGATCCAGAGGAAGCTTACGGAAGAAGGATTTCTGATTAAATGCCGTCCCATTAATATGTCCAAGCAGCAGTATGAGATTCTGGTTCCTTCGGGAGAGCTTGAAGAGGTGCAGGAGGTCCTGAATCTGATTCTGCATCCATGAGAATACAACGCAGAGCATTAAGAGCATTTAAGACAGCGGCAAGCTGCTATTTACGCAAATAAACGGCTGAAGAGGTGCGACCCTTGTTCAAAGATTTATTTCAAAAAAAACGGAAGTACGCGACTATTCCTTCAGAGCGTCTGGAGCGGAGCGGCGGACCGGCAGAGGGCGAGCGCCCCAAGCGTGAGATTCCCGAGGGACTCATGAGCAAGTGCAACAAATGCGGCACGATCCAGTACAGCAAGGAGCTGGAGAAGAATCTGAAAATATGTCCGTCCTGCGGCTATCATATGCGCCTGAATGCGTCGGAGCGGATCGCGATGACGCTGGACCCGGAAGGGTTCATTGAGTTCGACAGCGAGATGGCTTCTGTCGATCCGCTGAAGTTCCCCGGCTACGCGTCCAAGCTGGAGCAGCAGCAAGCCAAAACCGGACAGGTTGAGGGGGTAATCACCGGACAGGGCAGCATCGGCGGCCATCCGGTGATTGTGGCCGTGATGAACTTCGAGTTCTTCACCGGCAGTATGGGCTCTGTGGTCGGCGAGAAGATTACCCGGGCGGTGGAAGAGGCGACCGAGCGGAGAATTCCGCTGCTGATCTTCTCCACCTCCGGCGGAGCCAGAATGCAGGAGAGCATCCTCAGCCTCATGCAGATGGCGAAGACAAGTGCAGCCCTGGCCCGGTTCAGTGAAGCAGGCGGGCTGTATATCTCCGTCATTACA
This region of Paenibacillus sp. FSL K6-1096 genomic DNA includes:
- the accD gene encoding acetyl-CoA carboxylase, carboxyltransferase subunit beta; translation: MFKDLFQKKRKYATIPSERLERSGGPAEGERPKREIPEGLMSKCNKCGTIQYSKELEKNLKICPSCGYHMRLNASERIAMTLDPEGFIEFDSEMASVDPLKFPGYASKLEQQQAKTGQVEGVITGQGSIGGHPVIVAVMNFEFFTGSMGSVVGEKITRAVEEATERRIPLLIFSTSGGARMQESILSLMQMAKTSAALARFSEAGGLYISVITDPTTGGVSASFASLGDIIIAEPGAIFGFAGRIVIEQTIRQKLPEDFQTAEFNLEHGQLDMVVHRKEMRSTLTKLLELHDVKGGF
- a CDS encoding YtpI family protein, whose translation is MIMLIKYLLFVLLVVFMVSAAVYSYSSRRAADPLVKGTRRSVMNMLLGGMLVTLSLMSMFIFRGSTLNVVIEAVFLLLGLFNIFSGLRSYSYYSRARSGS
- a CDS encoding glutamate decarboxylase, which translates into the protein MWTVIYIAPTAKVAEMIQRKLTEEGFLIKCRPINMSKQQYEILVPSGELEEVQEVLNLILHP
- a CDS encoding YtrH family sporulation protein — protein: MNIFLSKAVLDFFIAFGIVLGGAMLGGIGAAVSLQPPTNTMLEIADRIKIWALAAAVGGTIDPMRVIESNMLGGNLSPAIKQILYLVFAFLGAHMGSELVKWVCGK
- a CDS encoding DRTGG domain-containing protein, producing the protein MEGQGDNITKHEQLLQHIEGLKVGTKISVRKLAREMAVSEGTAYRAVKEAENLGIVITKERIGTVRVEKKPRNISDQLTFGDVVDIVEGHVLGGAEGLNKHLHKYVIGAMKVDAMIRYIDADSLLIVGNRDDVHSLALEQGAGVLVTGGFGTSREVKALADELDLPVISSRHDTFTVASMINRAIFDRLIKKKIMLVEDIVERKERHYSLKISSTAGELRELSQASGEQRFPVTDEWNRVIGIIGRRDVEDLADTQSIEKAMVRSPVTAALQTSLASAAQIMMWEGIDFLPIVDRNRKLVGSVTRREVLQSLRDASNQPQLGETFDHLIWNGFADERDEEGRLFFHGFITPQMATDLGTISEGILSTLMTLSAFRAAKDITGNDYVLDSMSTYFIRPVQIEHSIIVMPKLLEISRRTCKLEIEISRLDTIVAKGVLMLQSIDHG
- a CDS encoding DNA polymerase III subunit alpha, with protein sequence MSPFVHLHVHSEYSLLDGAARITDLVRRAGEYGMTSLALTDHGVMYGAIPFYKACREQGIKPIIGCEAYLTAGSRRERGSRKDQPIYHLILLAKNMTGYRNLMKLITIGHLEGQHYKPRIDMEALAAHAEGIICLSACLGGEVPQHLLHGRDDEARKAALRYKEIFGGDFYLELQDHGMPEQKRVNPQLIALAGECGIPLVATNDVHYMDKEDAEVQDVLICIGTGKSVDDEDRLKIGTDQLFFKSGEQMAALFPHVPEAIENTQRIAEACNLELTFGQHILPEYSPLPEGLDAAGYLRELCRSGLEQRYADTPLWASPEQRAEAEHRLAYELGVIESMGFSDYFLIVWDFIAFCHRSGIVTGPGRGSSAGSLTAYTLKITDVDPLKYNLLFERFLNPERITMPDIDIDFSDERRDEVIAYVVEKYGREHVAQIITFGTMAARAAVRDVGRVLNLPYNEVDKAAKLIPGQLGISIARALESTPELKALYETSPKTRGLLDMAMKVEGMPRHASTHAAGVIISKGPLTDAVPLQAGNESTALTQYSMEHLESVGLLKMDFLGLRTLSIIERCLGWVKEMTGSVPDFRFIPDHDPLTYGMLGAGETTGVFQLESAGVRRVLKELKPSGFEDIVSVVALYRPGPMEFIPKFIGGKHGEFEVVYPHADLKPILADTYGIIVYQEQIMQIASLMAGFSLGEADLLRRAVSKKKRETLDKERSHFVEGSLKQGYTEADANAVYDMIVRFANYGFPRAHAAAYGVLAFQTAYLKAHYPVQFMAAMLTAVMGSHRKVAEYVLDCRRSGIGVLPPDVNESGVLFTPVVREDGGHIRFGLGAVKNVGTQAVENIMAVRKERPFDSLLDFCRRVDLRVCNKRVIESLLQTGAFDALPGHRAQLLAMLDETVEAAAKWRKERDELQIQLFDDLIETPNWEIRYPDVPRFSVTQQLELERELLGLYLSGHPLDDRAALLEEPGMQKLMDLGEAADESMAVTAGMVVSLKEITTKAGKAMAFVVWEDQIERCEVVLFPEVWKRSRALIEKGALLALRAKVQQEDEGFKLLAEEVAPLTPDSVRGLLQRRSPGHSRPAGTGRGSGAAGTAAAPGTRTPAGQPPGARASGAAAVQAAPKAPAASDARPDSPAEHAGGSADQGRRVFIKITPGAELKGLLPHLQALLKTHPGPAATLLFYERNQKVLALSDSYRIEPSEQLIAEIEAMLGAGTVRIR
- a CDS encoding phosphatidylglycerophosphatase A codes for the protein MSYQMAEDLLERRGVTLASIAEIVYILQSVYYPDLTKEECLISVKSVLSKREVQYTLMTGIALDELAERKLLPQPLQAVMEADESLYGADETLALGITSVYGMIGLTGFGYLDKIKLGIIGKLNDDKGSIHVFLDDLVAGISAAASARIAHRHEGAKVYPHVTGTE